Proteins encoded within one genomic window of Panicum virgatum strain AP13 chromosome 1N, P.virgatum_v5, whole genome shotgun sequence:
- the LOC120656619 gene encoding plasmodesmata-located protein 8-like, giving the protein MHPMISCLAAVLLLLLHVGVAPAANAAPGTFVHAGCSPSRYAPNTAFESNLNSLLASMASAASSGATYNSFTSGAGREEAEAVVDAAADGAGAASSAAYGMYQCRGGLRPGECVSCVRDTVAHLGAACANARAASLQSDGCLVRYGARSLVGRAADTSVAYLRCSAGTSGDAGFLSARGAVLAELQRGVEEATTAAASSGAYKVSAPGPVRGVAQCLGGIPASQCAACMAQAVAQLGGTCGAALAADVYLVQCSVRYWANSNNYR; this is encoded by the coding sequence ATGCATCCGATGATCAGCTGCCTCGCGGcagtcctccttctcctcctccacgTCGGCGTCGCGCCGGCGGCCAACGCCGCGCCGGGCACGTTCGTGCATGCCGGGTGCTCGCCGTCCAGGTACGCGCCCAACACGGCCTTCGAGAGCAACCTCAACTCCCTCCTCGCCTCCATGGCTTCCGCCGCGTCCTCCGGCGCCACCTACAACAGCTTCACCTCTGGCGCCGGACgggaggaggcagaggcagTAGTGGACGCCGCGGCCGATGGCGCTGGCGCGGCGTCGTCGGCCGCCTACGGCATGTACCAGTgccgcggcggcctgcgcccCGGCGAGTGCGTGTCGTGCGTGCGCGACACGGTGGCGCACCTCGGCGCCGCGTGCGCCAacgcgcgcgcggcgtcgcTGCAGTCGGACGGGTGCCTCGTGCGGTACGGCGCCCGCAGCCTCgtcggccgcgccgccgacaCCTCCGTGGCGTACCTCCGGTGCAGCGCCGGCACGAGCGGCGACGCCGGGTTCCTGAGCGCCCGCGGCGCCGTCCTGGCGGAGCTGCAGCGGGGCGTGGAGGAGGCCACCAcggccgcggcctcctcggGCGCGTACAAGGTGAGCGCGCCGGGGCCCGTGCGCGGCGTCGCGCAGTGCCTCGGCGGCATCCCGGCGAGCCAATGCGCCGCGTGCATGGCGCAGGCGGTGGCGCAGCTTGGGGGCACGTgcggcgccgcgctcgccgccgacgtGTACCTGGTGCAGTGCTCCGTGAGGTACTGGGCCAACAGCAACAACTACCGATAG